A part of Paraliobacillus zengyii genomic DNA contains:
- the rpmD gene encoding 50S ribosomal protein L30 has translation MAKKLEITLTRSVIGRSEVQKATVKTLGLRKIRQSVVREDTPATRGMINRISHLIAVKEVEV, from the coding sequence ATGGCTAAAAAGTTAGAAATTACCCTCACGCGCAGTGTCATCGGCAGATCTGAAGTTCAAAAAGCAACTGTTAAAACATTGGGTTTAAGAAAAATTCGTCAATCTGTTGTCCGTGAAGATACGCCTGCGACTCGAGGCATGATTAATAGAATATCACATCTGATAGCGGTCAAAGAAGTAG